In Nocardioides sp. zg-1228, a single window of DNA contains:
- a CDS encoding YiaA/YiaB family inner membrane protein: MATTTPTKNTNAFFLQAGISFAVALLTMIFAIFYLPVDGWIRAFLGLGTMFLTTSSFTLAKCVRDAQEDSYVVSRIDQARVDRILSEHDPFKSVS, encoded by the coding sequence ATGGCCACCACGACTCCCACCAAGAACACCAACGCCTTCTTCCTGCAGGCCGGCATCTCCTTCGCCGTCGCCCTGCTGACGATGATCTTCGCGATCTTCTACCTCCCGGTCGACGGCTGGATCCGCGCCTTCCTCGGCCTCGGGACGATGTTCCTGACCACCTCGAGCTTCACGCTCGCCAAGTGCGTGCGCGACGCGCAGGAGGACAGCTACGTCGTCTCGCGCATCGACCAGGCCCGCGTCGACCGGATCCTCTCCGAGCACGACCCCTTCAAGTCCGTCTCCTGA